A window of Pantoea agglomerans contains these coding sequences:
- a CDS encoding DNA polymerase beta superfamily protein produces MKIETGLHGVDESMRARVRAVLAQTEAEHDVRIVFACESGSRGWGFASPDSDYDVRFLYVHKPEWYLRVESPRDVIEKPVDAELDVCGWEWRKALGLLKRANPTLIDWLDSPVIYQQDEELMADLRTMGDRFFSPERARWHYRSMAHKNFHHYLQSDEVRLKKYFYVLRPLLAVRWIEAGKGAPPMRFDRLLEGTVQAGPLLEDIAELLSAKQRAGEAQFGPRRPVLHAFIEHELLRAEVTLAPPPHKNDDALLDALLFKTVMGKAA; encoded by the coding sequence ATGAAGATAGAAACGGGATTACATGGGGTCGATGAGTCAATGCGCGCCCGCGTTCGTGCGGTTCTGGCGCAGACGGAAGCCGAGCACGATGTCCGGATAGTGTTCGCCTGCGAATCAGGCAGCCGGGGCTGGGGATTCGCCTCGCCGGACAGCGATTATGACGTGCGTTTTCTCTACGTGCATAAACCTGAGTGGTACCTGCGCGTTGAGTCGCCGCGCGACGTTATCGAAAAGCCTGTCGATGCCGAACTCGACGTATGCGGCTGGGAGTGGCGCAAGGCGCTGGGTCTGTTAAAGCGTGCCAACCCGACGCTGATCGACTGGCTCGATTCGCCTGTTATCTATCAGCAGGATGAGGAGCTTATGGCTGACTTGCGGACGATGGGCGATCGTTTCTTTTCGCCCGAGCGGGCGCGCTGGCACTACCGCTCGATGGCCCACAAGAACTTCCATCACTATTTGCAGAGCGATGAAGTCAGGCTGAAAAAGTACTTTTATGTGCTGCGTCCGCTGCTGGCGGTACGCTGGATAGAAGCGGGCAAAGGCGCGCCGCCTATGCGCTTCGATCGGCTGCTAGAGGGAACCGTGCAGGCGGGACCGCTACTCGAGGATATTGCTGAACTGCTTAGCGCCAAACAGCGCGCCGGCGAGGCGCAGTTTGGGCCACGCCGCCCGGTGCTGCATGCCTTTATCGAGCATGAGCTGTTGCGTGCTGAAGTGACGCTCGCTCCGCCGCCACACAAAAATGATGATGCGCTGCTGGATGCG